The genomic stretch CCGAAGTTTGGGGCAAATACCGTCAAGCAGAAGAAGATATTGAAACTGCTGAAATGATGAAGTCGGACCCAGACTTTAAAGATATGGCAGAAGAAGAAATTCAAGCAAATAAAACATTGCTTGAAGAATTAGAAAGCCAGCTCAACATTTTGATGATTCCAAAAGATCCGAATGATTCTAATGCGGCTTATTTAGAAATCCGTGCTGGAACAGGTGGTGATGAAGCTGCAATTTTCTCTGGTGATTTGTTCCGCATGTATAGTAAATATGCAGAGACACAAGGCTGGCGTATTGAAGTGCTTTCTGAAAATGAAGGCGAGCATGGTGGCTTTAAAGAAGTTATTTGCCGTGTAGATGGTGATGGCGTTTACGGTCGCTTAAAGTTTGAAAGTGGTGCTCACCGTGTGCAACGTGTTCCAGCCACTGAATCACAAGGTCGTGTGCATACGTCAGCATGTACAGTTGCGATCTTGCCTGAAATTGACGTTGATACTAACGTTGAAATTAATCCGGCAGATTTACGTATTGATACTTACCGTGCGTCAGGTGCGGGTGGTCAGCACATTAACAAAACCGATTCGGCAGTGCGTATTACTCACATTCCAACCGGTACAGTCGTTGAGTGCCAAGAAGAACGTTCACAGCATAAAAACAAAGCTAAGGCGATGGCATTGTTAGTATCGCGTTTAGAAAATGCTAAACGTGCAGCAGCCGATGCAGCAACTTCTGAAATGCGCCGTGATTTGGTCGGTTCTGGTGACCGTTCTGAACGTATTCGTACTTATAACTACCCACAAGGGCGTATGACAGATCACCGTATTAACCTAACTTTATATAAGTTAGACGCGATTATGGAAGGTGATTTAACTGAACTACTTGATAGCTTACATCGTGAATATCAGGCAGATCAGCTTGCGATGCTTGCACAGGAAAATGGCGGCTAATGAATATTGCTCAAGCGCTTGCAATTCGTGGTGAGCCTGACAGTTATGAACGACAAGAAAATGCTTGGTTACTTGAGCATTTTCTAAAAATCAATTCGCTTGAATTAAAGTTTAGACTTGAGCAAGAGTTAACTGCCCAACAAAAGCAAGATTACTTGGCTGGTCTTGAACGTATCCAAAATGGTGAGCCTTTAGCTTATGTGACGGGTTCACAGCCATTTTGGACACTCGATTTAAAAGTAACGTCTGATACTTTAGTGCCACGACCTGATACTGAGGTTTTAGTTGAAACTGTTTTAAATCTAAATTTGCCAAATACTGCAAATATTGTTGATTTGGGAACGGGAACAGGTGCAATTGCGCTTGCATTAGCAAGTGAACGTCCAGATTGGCAAGTCACGGCAACTGATATTTATGCGCCTACTTTAGAAGTCGCAAAAGAAAATGCACAAGCACATGATTTGCAACGTGTGAAATTTGCCTGCGGCGCTTGGTTTGACGCACTTGAACCACAAAAGTTTGATTTAATTGTTTCTAATCCGCCCTACATTGACCCTGAAGATGAACACATGCAAGCTTTGGCTACAGAACCACGCCGTGCATTGGTTGCAGATCATCAGGGACTGGCTGATATTGAAATTATTATTGCTCAAGGGAAAAACTGGTTAAAACCGCAAGGCTGGATTGTACTAGAGCATGGTTATGATCAGGGACAAGCTGTTCGAGATATTTTCACAGAGTATGGTTTTAGCCAAATTAAAACTATTCAAGACTATGGCCAAAATGATCGAGTCACTTTGGCATGCTGGATTTAAAATTACCTTTGTAGTGTATCTCGCCAACGTAATAACCAGTTTTCGATAAGTTTCATTAAGGTATCGGTTACTTTACCCAATAGGGCTAATAAAATAATTGCAATGATAACAATATCTGGTCGAGACGTTTCTCGGCCATCACTGAGTAAATAGCCAATCCCTTGAGTGGCTGCAATCAGTTCAGCTGCAATCATAAACATCCAAGATAAACTTAAGCTGTTACGTAAACCCGTTAAAATGCCTGGAGATGCTGCCGGTAAAATAATAGATATAATCCGCTGAAAAGCATTAAGCCGATAAACTTTTCCAACTTCAATGAGCTTTTTATCTACATTATGAATTGCTGCAACTGTATTGGTATAGGTTGGAAAAAATGCTCCGATTGCAATCAATGTAATTTTAGAACCTTCGTCAATTCCTAACCAAAGCAATAACAGGGGAATCCAAGCAAGACTTGGGATCGATTTAATTGCTGAAAAAGTTGGTTCTAAATAAGCTTCTGCTTCTTTGCTTAATCCAACCCAAATCGCAAAAATTAAACCTAAACCGCTTCCTATAATAAAGCCCAACAGAACACGCCATGTACTAATATAAATATGGGCAAACAGGTCGCTATGAGCTAAATCTAAAAAAGATTGCCATAAACTAGACGGTGCAGGGAGTAGATAAGCATCGATATAGCCATTTCTGACTAAAAACTCGCAAGCCGTTAAAAAGATGAGGGGAATGAGTAGCACTTTAAACCACCGTGTAAATTTGTGGTTTAGATGCTTTTTCTCAGATTTTGAAGCCTGCTGAGCTAAGAAGTGATTTAGCTCAGCTTTGTTAAGTGAATCACTCATATACTATTTCACGACTTTTTGAGCAAAACGAGGGTCTAACAACTGATCAACCACTTGATTGACGTTGGTACCTTTTCTAACCAAGTCTTCTTCTGTCAAAATTTTCCCAGAACGTTTTAGCGCTTGTGCTTGAGTTGCTGATGGAATGCTTTGATCGAAGTTGGTTCGGCTCAGTTGTAGTTTAGCCACAGGTAGAGGAAGTTTTGATTCTTGAGCTAAAAGTGCTGCCACTTTATCTGGATTGGCTTTTGCCCATTTTCGGGCTTGTTCGTAGGCTTTAATAACGGCTTCTACCGCTTCAGGGCTTTGCTTTGCAAAATCTTCTTTAACGCTCAGTACGCTATAGCTATTAAATCCAACATTACGATAAAGCAATTTTGCACCCGATTGAATTTGACCTGAAGCCATTAATGGATCAAGTCCAGCCCAAGCATCTACTTGGCCACGCTCTAATGCAGTTTTGCCGTCTGGGTGTTGTAGATGAACCAGTTGTACATCACGTTTACTCAAACCGACTGTATCTAGTGCTTGTAGTGTAAATAAGAAAGGATCGGTTCCTTTGGTAGCTGCTATTTTTTTACCTTTTAAATCTTTTAGGCTTTTAATTGGTGAATTTTTTGCGACAACAAGCGCGGTCCATTCCGGTTGGCTTTGTACATAAACCGTTTTAATTAGACTACCATTCGCTCGACTTAATACAGCAGCTAATCCAGCGGTAGAAGCAAAATCGACGCTGTTACTGTTGAGATATTCTAATGAGCGGTTACTACCTTGACTAAAAACCCATTTAATTTGGGTATTTGGTAGTGCTTTTTCGAGAAGCTTTTGATCTTTAACGACTAAACTGGTTGGTGCATAGTAAGCATAATCAAGTTTAAGTGTAGTCGGAATTGCTGCAAAAGCAGATGAAGCAAATACAAACCCCAATGTTGATGCCAACAAAGTCTTTGGTAGAGAAAATTTTGATTTTATAGACATGATAAAAATAAAACCGAAATGAAATAGGAGATCATCCTTTCACGTGTTTAGAGGCTTATGAACTTAGTTATTTTGATTTATAAATCAGTTTGAAAGATAAAAGTTTGAATAAAATTATAAATCACTGTTTTTATGAATATTATTAAGTTTTAAATAAAGCGTTTATCTGAAATATTGAATTTAAAATACATAAATATCATAAGCTTAATCTCTAACGCCTTAAGCTTCATTCGATGTATATGTTATTGCTTGTGTCCAGTTAAATTATCTCGATATGCACCTGGGCTGACACCTGTCCATTTTTTAAAAGCACGGTGAAATGCACTTGGGTCATGGAAGCTTAAATCTTCACTAATATCTTGAATTGAGTCATTCGTTTTGCTTAAGCGTTGAACAGCAATATCACAACGGATTTCATTTTTAATTTGTTGATAGCTTACACCTTCATGTTTCAGTCTACGTTGAACAGTGGCTTCTGAAATATTGAGTTGGTGAGCTACATCTTTAAGTTCGGGCCATTGTGCAGGGTGGAGTTTCAATAAATGGCGACGAATAAGTACACTTAAGGCATTTTCATTTTTAAAGCGAACTAAAAGATTTTGCGGAGTTTGCTCTAAAAAATCATAAAGCGCTTTTTTATCTTTCTTAATTTTAATATCTAAATAGTGGGCATCGAACTCAACTCGATTTATCTCAGCATTAAATTGAATATCTTCACCAAAACGAACTAAATAGTCCTGAATATCTTGAGGTTTAGGACAACGTACCATAATAGTATTTAAACCAATTCGCTGGTCTACCAACCAGCACATAAGTCCGTGCACTAATATTAAAAAGGTTGCGTAGGTAAACATGCGTTTAGGCTGTTCACGATCATGAATCACTAAATAAGCTTTTTTTTGTTCTCGAATGAGTTCTCCGTGCATATCATCTAAAACAAAGTTAAAAAACTTCAAAATATCGTAGAGTGCTTTTTCTAAAGTTTCAGCCGTACTGACGAGTTTAGTCAGTAATTTATAGCTTCCACGCCGCATGGGGTGGCTATCCATCCCAAAAAACTCATCGTTCATGGCATTGGCAAGCTCTATCCACAATTGGGCATAGGTTGTAACAGGCACACGTGCCTTTGGAGACATCAGTAATTCAGCGGGGATGCCTGCTTTATTTAGAATTATTTGTGTATTTAGGCCTTTGGCATAAGCTGCACTCAGTGCTTCATGTACTAGTGCAATCGAAATTGTGCCTTTACTTAAAGAAGATTGGACAACCATGTCAAAGACTCATATTTTCTTCATATATTTCAAGTGAAATACTGCATATTTAAAATTTGGATTGATCAAAAGCTGCAAGCATTTTGAGGCTTTTTGAAATTGTATCGGAAAACAACAACTTTTACTCTCACTACTAAGTTTAAAGAACATTTCTATAGGACATTACATAATGAAAATTCAAGGGAAACATTTTGTCATTACAGGTGGTGGCTCTGGTTTAGGTGCTGCAACAGCTGAGTATTTAGTCCAACAAGGTGCTTCAGTTACCTTGGTAGACATGAATGTAGAAGCAGGTGAGCAACAAGCAAAACAGTGGGGGCCAAAAGCTGACTTTGTAAAACTTGATGTGGCCGATGAAGCTGCTGCTGAACAGTTCTTTAAGGATGTTTTGACAAAACATGGTCATTTGCATGGTTTGGTGAACTGTGCGGGTATTGGCCCTTCTGCGAAAGTAGTTGGTCGTGAAGGTGTACATGATTTGGCATTATTTTCAAAGACTTTAAATATTAATGTTACAGGTACATTTAACATGCTGCGTTTTGCAGCAGATGTAATGAGTAAAAACACGGTTGAAGAAGGTGAAGAAGACCGTGGAGTGATTGTAAACACTGCGTCTGTAGCAGCATTTGATGGTCAAATTGGTCAGGCAGCTTATTCGGCATCAAAAGGCGCTATTGTTGCGATGACATTGCCGATTGCTCGTGAGCTTGCGCGACATGCTATTCGTATTATGACCATTGCGCCGGGAATTATGGAAACCCCAATGCTTAAGGGGATGCCACAAAATGTACAGGATGCTTTGGGACAAATGGTGCCGTACCCATCTCGTTTAGGAAAACCAGAAGAATTCGCTCGTTTGGTGGCACATATTGCTGAAAACTCTTACTTAAATGGTGAAGTCATCCGTCTAGATGGTGCAATTCGTATGGCAGCAAAATAATAAAAATAAGGATGCTGAAATGATCTTAAATGCTGAACAAAGTATGGTTCAGGAGATGATGCGTAATTATGCGCAAAATCAGTTAAAACCAACAGCCGCACATCGCGATAAAACCCATGAATTTCCTGCTCAGGAATTAAAAGATTTAGGTGCACTAGGTGCTATGGGGATGACCGTGCCCGATGAATGGGGCGGTGCCGGAATGGATTATGTATCTTTAGTGCTTGCAATTGAAGAAATTGCTGCGGGTGATGGTGCTATTTCGACAATCGTAAGTGTTCAAAACTCTTTGATTTGCGGTATTACATTGGCATACGGTTCAGAGCAGCAAAAACAAACCTATTTGCCAAAATTTGCATCTGGCGAATGGCTAGGATGCTTTTGTTTAACTGAGCCACATGTAGGTTCTGATGCAAGCGCGATTTTATGTAAAGCCGAGCGAGATGGCGACCATTGGGTACTCAATGGCGTAAAGCAATTTATTACCAGTGGTAAAAATGCTCAAGTGGCTTTGGTATTTGCGGTCACCGATAAACAAGCTGGCAAAAAAGGCATTTCATGTTTCCTTGTACCGACCAATACACAAGGTTACTTAGTCACTCGTATTGAAGACAAAATGGGTCAACATGCTTCGGACACCGCAACCATTTCTTTTGAGGACTGCCGAATTCCTTTAGAAAATTTGATAGGGCAAGAGGGTGAGGGTTATAAAATTGCGCTATCTAATTTAGCAGCTGGACGTATTGGTATTGCTGCTCAATCTGTTGGAATGGCAAGAGCTGCTTTTGATGCAGCGGTGCAATATGCAAATGAGCGTAAGGCCTTCGGTGTAGAGCTGGTTCAGCATCAGGCGGTTGGTTTCCGTTTAGCCGATATGGCGACCCAGATTGAAGCTGCGCATCAGTTGGTTTTGCATGCTGCAACTTTAAAAGACGCGGGGCTGCCTTGTTTAAAAGAAGCCTCAATGGCAAAGCTATTTGCATCTACTATGGCTGAACGGGTGTGTTCGGATGCGATCCAGATTCATGGTGGGTATGGCTACGTGAGCGATTTCCCTGTAGAGAGAATTTATCGTGATGTTCGTGTAAGCCAGATTTATGAAGGCGCTTCTGATATTCAACGCTTGGTGATTGCTCGTGAAGTGGCTCAAGTTTAAGTATTAGATTTTAAAAAATGTCGTTGACTGCAAAAAACCGCAATTGTTATGCGGTTTTTTGCAATTAAATGAAACTCGCTTTTTAATGATTAAATTTGAGCTTTGACTTCCTCACCAATCAAATAAAAAGTTCCACCTGCAATATAGTGCAGGCTGCGAAGTTCTTTCGGCGCATCTTGAAAGTGCCAGTGCCCATCTCTAAAAACGCGGCTATCTGCCCATGCACCTACAACAGTACCAATAAATAAATCATGAGCTGACTGATTATGGGGTTCAGGAATAAGTTTACATACAAGCCATGCGATGCAACCTGATACAAGTGGGCTAGGAAGATCTTCTTGATAAAATAGTTCAACACCACAATGCTCAAGTTTTTGTGGATCATCCAACTTACTAATAGTTCCAAGTTGATGAGTCAGATCGAGCTGTGCATAGCAAGGAACTTGTAGGGTGAAGTAACCGCTTTGCTCAACAAGCTGTCGAGTTTTCGTACTTTTATCTAAAACGACGGACACTTTGGCTGGTTTGAACTCTAAGGCACATGCCCAAGCGGCAGCCATTACATTGCGGTCGTCTCCATGTTGTGCGGAAACAAGCACAGTTGGGCCATGATTTAATAAACGATAAGCTTTTTCTAACTCTACAGGTGCAATATATGATTGCGTCATATTTAGCCTAAGTAATACAGAAAATAGATAGTCTTATTGTTGCAGAAAGTGTGAAAGAAGTAATGTGATAGGGTATTAACCGAATAAAAAAGTTGTTTCCATTTTATAGCTTTCATAATGATTAACTTAGTCATAAAATCACTTGGCTTCTAAGAGAAAGGATTAACGCGTGACCGAGCTTCAAGATATCGATTTTGTAGAGTTAAGTGATGAAGAAATGCATCTCTATAGCCGTCAGATTTTACTTGATGGGTGGGATATTGAAGCTCAGGAAAAACTCAAACTTGCTAATGTGCTGATTGTCGGTGCTGGCGGAATAGGCTGTAGCAGTGCAGAACTACTAGCGCGAGCAGGAGTTGGGAAAATTACACTGATTGATGCAGATACGATCGAGATAAGTAATTTACAACGACAAATCGCATTTGGTCATGAAGATATTGGTCGCTACAAAGCAGAAATTTTGGCTAAACGTTTACAGAAAATTAACCCTTATATCTGTGTTGAATACTATAACGAACGTTTAGATGAACATAACATTGATAGACTTGTTGAACACCAAGATGTGGTTTTAGATGGTTGTGATAATTTTACAACTCGTTATTTAGTAAATGCAGCTTGTAAGAAACATCAGGTCGCACTAATTAGTGCTTCAGCAATTGGTTTTCAGGCGCAAATGTTTATGGTTGAAGGAGATTCAGCTTGTTATGAATGTCTTTTCCCGAAAGAACAGCATAGCAATGTAGGACTGCGCTGTGCAGAGTCAGGGGTGCTTGCAACTACTCCTGTAATGATAGCGTCATTACAAGCACATCACACTTTGCTGTATTTAGGTTTAAATCGTGTACCTTTAAAGCAGAAACTATTATTGTGGGATGGTTTAAATATGACACAACGTATTGTTAGTTTTGATAAAGATGTAAATTGCCCACTTTGTCAGGCAAGCTAATCAGTAAATTAAACAAAATTTGCTACACTCAACCTGAATGATTTGGTTTTGAAGAAATATGAAAAAAAATATTTTGTTTGATGGGCTGCGTTCAGTCGCCCGCATTGGTGAAACAGCAGTGGTTGCGGCCAAAGCTGGAATTAAATACGCAACTGAAAAACCAAGTAATGCCAAACTCATGCGAGAGACTTTTGAGTCACTTGGTTCAACTTATATTAAGCTTGGTCAGTTTATTGCGAGTACGCCATCGCTTTTCCCACGAGAATATGTAGAAGAATTTCAAGGTTGTTTAGACCAGACACCAACACTACCATTTAGTTATATTCAAGGTGTGCTTGCATCTGAGTTTGAAGGACGCGATTTAAGTCAAATTTTTAGTTATATCGATGAAAAGCCATTAGCTTCTGCATCAATTGCTCAGGTTCACGCAGCTAAACTGACGACAGGTGAAGATGTTGTTATTAAAGTACAAAAGCCTGGTGTTGAAACCATTTTATATACAGACTTAAGTGTAGTGCATTGGGCTGCCAAGTTGCTTGAACGTGCAGTACCAAAGATCAAATTCGCAGCTCTTTCTGAAATTGTAGATGAAATTAAAAGCCGTATGGTCCGTGAAGTCGATTTCATTGAAGAAGCACAAAACTTAGATGATTTTGTGGAATATCTTAATATTTCACAAAATAAAGCAGCGACAGCGCCTAAAGTTTATCATCAGTTTTCTACACGCCGTGTTTTGACCATGCAACGCCTATACGGTGTGTCTTTGACTGACTTTAGTGTCGTAAAACAATATGCTAAAGATCCATCGCAAGTACTGATTACTGCCATGAATACATGGTTTGGTAGTCTCATGCTATGTAAGAGTTTCCATGCCGACTTACATGCTGGGAACCTAATGTTGCTTGAAGATGGGCGTATTGGTTTTATTGATTTTGGTATCGTCGGTCAGTTAAAACCTGAAGTTTGGACTGCATGTATTGCATTTATGGACGCCTTACAAAAAACTGATTATCAGGCAATGGCTGAAAATATGCTGAAAATGGGTATGACCCATAACAAAATTGACGTTCAGGTGTTGGCTCAAGATCTAGAGCGTTTGTTTAATGGCGTATTAATGGCCGATCCGCAACAGATCTTGTCTTCAAATCCAGCCGATTTAAACGATATCATGATGGATATGGTAGGGGTTGGAGAGCGCCACGGGATTAAATTCCCACGTGATTTTGCTTTATTATTTAAGCAAATGCTTTATTTCGATCGTTTTATGCGCGTACTCGCACCATATACTGATATTTATGCAGACCAACGTTTGAAAATGGTTCAAAATATGGAACCTGCTTCGTTGTTAAAGCACTAAGGTCAGTTTAAATTTATGGATGCCATTATTATTGAAGGCTTGAAGGTTGAGACAGTGATTGGCTGTTTCAACTGGGAAAGACAAATTATTCAACCTTTAATGTTGGATTTAACCATCCATAATGATTTGAGCCGAGCAGCGCAGTCGGACAAACTTGAGGACACACTCAACTATGCCCAAATTTGTGAGTTATCGGCTCAAACCATTCAACAAGCTAAACCTGAATTAATTGAACATGCAGCACATCTTGTTTTGAAATGTTTATTTGAAACCTTTCCAACAATTGAAAAAATTACCATAACCATCCGTAAGCCCGCCATCATTGCAGAAGCTAATGCTGTAGGAATTCGTCTTGAACGCACCAGAAACAATTTTTGCGCTCGCCCTAGCGAGTAATTTAGACGCAGATCAGCACTTTACTTTTGCGTATACGCAATTAGCAACTTTGGGGAAAGTGCAGTTTTCATCTGTTTATCAAATTCCATGCCGAGATGGTATTGGAGATGATTATTGGAATTCAGCATGTCTATTAAAAAGTACTTTATCGTGTGACCAAATAGAATCTTTTTTAAAGAAACTTGAGTCAGATTCGGGACGTGTTCGTCCATCGCATCATATTTCTTTAGATGTAGATTTGATTGCATGGGGAAGTGATCTGGACCATATGCAATTTAATTCTAAAAAATTACCTTTGGCGCTTGATGTAAAAATTCCCTTATATGAACTTTGGCCTTGTGAAACCTTAAAGGCTGATAGCATGATTTATCCAGTCGTTAATTTTAAAGTTTAAAGGCTTTCAAACTAGATTTTACGCAAACTTTACGCGGTCTTTGAGTTCCTCAATAGAGAATTTACGGGCATTTTATCCATACTGAAATTCACTAAATTAGTGTTATTTCAGGACAATAAAGATGCTTATAAATTCTCAAATGTGCATCTTGCATCAGTCTAGCATTGTGTTATGCGGACTTAAAACAAATGATATTTCTTCATCTCTCCTTATTTCCAGTTTGGCAAATCAAGCCAAGGGGTATAGAGGAGAATAGCCATGTTAGAACTTATACTTGTTTTATTTATTACTATTCTTCTAGCATGGTGCCTCGGTAAATATCTATCCAAAGTGATGACAAATCAGCCAATGTGGGGTGATGGATTATTTCGCTGGATTGAAAATCCTGTTTATCGCTTATTAGGTATATCCCCACAACAACAAATGAACTGGAAACAATATTCGCTAGCATTTGTTGTTAGCTGTGTTTTTCTAGCTGTGGCCGTTTTTGCTATTTTTATGACACAAGCATGGCTACCATTAAATCCAAATCATGCACCAAATATGAGTTGGGATTTAGCATTACACACGGTTATTTCATTTTTAACTAATACCAATCAACAGCATTATTCTGGGCAAGCTCAATTATCTTATTTGTCGCAAATGACAGGTATTGTGGGTTTGCAAGTCATTACTCCAATGATGGGGCTGGCTTTAGTTGTCGCGACCTTAAGAGCTTTCTTTTATCAGCGCCCAAGCCATATTGCAGCCGATGTTGCCGAGCAGCCAGACCAAATTTTAATTGGGAACTATTGGGCAGATGTAATTCGCCCTACAGTCCGATTCTTACTTCCGCTCTGTTTTGTTTGGTCTTTATTGCTCAACAGCCAAGGCGTACCAGCGACTTTCCAAGGCGGACCTGAAGTACAGCTGATTGATAAAGCCAATACAGTTCAAACCCAAAAAATTCCATTAGGTCCAGTTGCACCAATGGTAGCGATTAAGCAATTGGGAAGTAATGGTGGCGGTTGGTATGGTCCAAATAGTAGTGTGCCTTTAGAAAATCCAACACCGCTTTCTAATTTATTAGAAATGATT from Acinetobacter pittii encodes the following:
- a CDS encoding 3-hydroxyacyl-CoA dehydrogenase; the encoded protein is MKIQGKHFVITGGGSGLGAATAEYLVQQGASVTLVDMNVEAGEQQAKQWGPKADFVKLDVADEAAAEQFFKDVLTKHGHLHGLVNCAGIGPSAKVVGREGVHDLALFSKTLNINVTGTFNMLRFAADVMSKNTVEEGEEDRGVIVNTASVAAFDGQIGQAAYSASKGAIVAMTLPIARELARHAIRIMTIAPGIMETPMLKGMPQNVQDALGQMVPYPSRLGKPEEFARLVAHIAENSYLNGEVIRLDGAIRMAAK
- a CDS encoding flavin reductase family protein is translated as MTQSYIAPVELEKAYRLLNHGPTVLVSAQHGDDRNVMAAAWACALEFKPAKVSVVLDKSTKTRQLVEQSGYFTLQVPCYAQLDLTHQLGTISKLDDPQKLEHCGVELFYQEDLPSPLVSGCIAWLVCKLIPEPHNQSAHDLFIGTVVGAWADSRVFRDGHWHFQDAPKELRSLHYIAGGTFYLIGEEVKAQI
- the folB gene encoding dihydroneopterin aldolase, whose amino-acid sequence is MDAIIIEGLKVETVIGCFNWERQIIQPLMLDLTIHNDLSRAAQSDKLEDTLNYAQICELSAQTIQQAKPELIEHAAHLVLKCLFETFPTIEKITITIRKPAIIAEANAVGIRLERTRNNFCARPSE
- the acads gene encoding acyl-CoA dehydrogenase family protein; this translates as MILNAEQSMVQEMMRNYAQNQLKPTAAHRDKTHEFPAQELKDLGALGAMGMTVPDEWGGAGMDYVSLVLAIEEIAAGDGAISTIVSVQNSLICGITLAYGSEQQKQTYLPKFASGEWLGCFCLTEPHVGSDASAILCKAERDGDHWVLNGVKQFITSGKNAQVALVFAVTDKQAGKKGISCFLVPTNTQGYLVTRIEDKMGQHASDTATISFEDCRIPLENLIGQEGEGYKIALSNLAAGRIGIAAQSVGMARAAFDAAVQYANERKAFGVELVQHQAVGFRLADMATQIEAAHQLVLHAATLKDAGLPCLKEASMAKLFASTMAERVCSDAIQIHGGYGYVSDFPVERIYRDVRVSQIYEGASDIQRLVIAREVAQV
- a CDS encoding ABC transporter permease, coding for MSDSLNKAELNHFLAQQASKSEKKHLNHKFTRWFKVLLIPLIFLTACEFLVRNGYIDAYLLPAPSSLWQSFLDLAHSDLFAHIYISTWRVLLGFIIGSGLGLIFAIWVGLSKEAEAYLEPTFSAIKSIPSLAWIPLLLLWLGIDEGSKITLIAIGAFFPTYTNTVAAIHNVDKKLIEVGKVYRLNAFQRIISIILPAASPGILTGLRNSLSLSWMFMIAAELIAATQGIGYLLSDGRETSRPDIVIIAIILLALLGKVTDTLMKLIENWLLRWRDTLQR
- a CDS encoding aliphatic sulfonate ABC transporter substrate-binding protein; translation: MSIKSKFSLPKTLLASTLGFVFASSAFAAIPTTLKLDYAYYAPTSLVVKDQKLLEKALPNTQIKWVFSQGSNRSLEYLNSNSVDFASTAGLAAVLSRANGSLIKTVYVQSQPEWTALVVAKNSPIKSLKDLKGKKIAATKGTDPFLFTLQALDTVGLSKRDVQLVHLQHPDGKTALERGQVDAWAGLDPLMASGQIQSGAKLLYRNVGFNSYSVLSVKEDFAKQSPEAVEAVIKAYEQARKWAKANPDKVAALLAQESKLPLPVAKLQLSRTNFDQSIPSATQAQALKRSGKILTEEDLVRKGTNVNQVVDQLLDPRFAQKVVK
- a CDS encoding AraC family transcriptional regulator is translated as MVVQSSLSKGTISIALVHEALSAAYAKGLNTQIILNKAGIPAELLMSPKARVPVTTYAQLWIELANAMNDEFFGMDSHPMRRGSYKLLTKLVSTAETLEKALYDILKFFNFVLDDMHGELIREQKKAYLVIHDREQPKRMFTYATFLILVHGLMCWLVDQRIGLNTIMVRCPKPQDIQDYLVRFGEDIQFNAEINRVEFDAHYLDIKIKKDKKALYDFLEQTPQNLLVRFKNENALSVLIRRHLLKLHPAQWPELKDVAHQLNISEATVQRRLKHEGVSYQQIKNEIRCDIAVQRLSKTNDSIQDISEDLSFHDPSAFHRAFKKWTGVSPGAYRDNLTGHKQ
- the prmC gene encoding peptide chain release factor N(5)-glutamine methyltransferase → MNIAQALAIRGEPDSYERQENAWLLEHFLKINSLELKFRLEQELTAQQKQDYLAGLERIQNGEPLAYVTGSQPFWTLDLKVTSDTLVPRPDTEVLVETVLNLNLPNTANIVDLGTGTGAIALALASERPDWQVTATDIYAPTLEVAKENAQAHDLQRVKFACGAWFDALEPQKFDLIVSNPPYIDPEDEHMQALATEPRRALVADHQGLADIEIIIAQGKNWLKPQGWIVLEHGYDQGQAVRDIFTEYGFSQIKTIQDYGQNDRVTLACWI
- the moeB gene encoding HesA/MoeB/ThiF family protein yields the protein MTELQDIDFVELSDEEMHLYSRQILLDGWDIEAQEKLKLANVLIVGAGGIGCSSAELLARAGVGKITLIDADTIEISNLQRQIAFGHEDIGRYKAEILAKRLQKINPYICVEYYNERLDEHNIDRLVEHQDVVLDGCDNFTTRYLVNAACKKHQVALISASAIGFQAQMFMVEGDSACYECLFPKEQHSNVGLRCAESGVLATTPVMIASLQAHHTLLYLGLNRVPLKQKLLLWDGLNMTQRIVSFDKDVNCPLCQAS
- a CDS encoding ABC1 kinase family protein produces the protein MKKNILFDGLRSVARIGETAVVAAKAGIKYATEKPSNAKLMRETFESLGSTYIKLGQFIASTPSLFPREYVEEFQGCLDQTPTLPFSYIQGVLASEFEGRDLSQIFSYIDEKPLASASIAQVHAAKLTTGEDVVIKVQKPGVETILYTDLSVVHWAAKLLERAVPKIKFAALSEIVDEIKSRMVREVDFIEEAQNLDDFVEYLNISQNKAATAPKVYHQFSTRRVLTMQRLYGVSLTDFSVVKQYAKDPSQVLITAMNTWFGSLMLCKSFHADLHAGNLMLLEDGRIGFIDFGIVGQLKPEVWTACIAFMDALQKTDYQAMAENMLKMGMTHNKIDVQVLAQDLERLFNGVLMADPQQILSSNPADLNDIMMDMVGVGERHGIKFPRDFALLFKQMLYFDRFMRVLAPYTDIYADQRLKMVQNMEPASLLKH
- a CDS encoding 2-amino-4-hydroxy-6-hydroxymethyldihydropteridine diphosphokinase produces the protein MNAPETIFALALASNLDADQHFTFAYTQLATLGKVQFSSVYQIPCRDGIGDDYWNSACLLKSTLSCDQIESFLKKLESDSGRVRPSHHISLDVDLIAWGSDLDHMQFNSKKLPLALDVKIPLYELWPCETLKADSMIYPVVNFKV
- the prfA gene encoding peptide chain release factor 1; this translates as MKASLRLRLDQLCDRHEELTALLADAEVISDNKRFRKLSREHSDLSEITEVWGKYRQAEEDIETAEMMKSDPDFKDMAEEEIQANKTLLEELESQLNILMIPKDPNDSNAAYLEIRAGTGGDEAAIFSGDLFRMYSKYAETQGWRIEVLSENEGEHGGFKEVICRVDGDGVYGRLKFESGAHRVQRVPATESQGRVHTSACTVAILPEIDVDTNVEINPADLRIDTYRASGAGGQHINKTDSAVRITHIPTGTVVECQEERSQHKNKAKAMALLVSRLENAKRAAADAATSEMRRDLVGSGDRSERIRTYNYPQGRMTDHRINLTLYKLDAIMEGDLTELLDSLHREYQADQLAMLAQENGG